Proteins encoded by one window of Vampirovibrionales bacterium:
- a CDS encoding DUF1738 domain-containing protein codes for MTTKPKRDLYQEITDKIIVSLEQGVRPWKCPWDQARYGGHAGLPHNAKMNRCYSGINVPILWMTKEEKGYGSNGWLTYKQASEMGGSVKKGEKSTSVVYWNFTDVADPKEGDPNNVKRIPFLKCFNVFNVEQCEGIEIQKPDIKTPEQAWEDIQRIEGIIQANKVDLRFEAAGVRACYSPSFDFINMPKKERFKTGGDYYCTLFHEMTHWTGHHSRLEREFKGRFGDESYAFEELIAEMGSAFLFADLGLEGNVQHDSYIASWLRVLKNDKKAIFKAATEASKAHQFILKAAGELDKPEALEEAA; via the coding sequence ATGACAACTAAGCCAAAACGCGATCTCTATCAGGAGATCACCGACAAGATCATTGTCTCCCTGGAACAAGGGGTACGGCCCTGGAAATGCCCTTGGGATCAAGCCCGGTACGGTGGCCATGCAGGCTTGCCGCATAACGCCAAAATGAACCGTTGCTATAGCGGGATCAACGTTCCGATCCTTTGGATGACAAAAGAGGAAAAGGGATACGGTTCTAACGGCTGGTTGACCTACAAACAGGCTTCAGAAATGGGGGGATCGGTCAAAAAAGGCGAAAAATCCACCTCGGTAGTTTACTGGAATTTTACCGACGTGGCCGATCCCAAAGAAGGCGATCCCAACAATGTGAAGCGCATTCCATTTCTGAAATGCTTTAACGTGTTCAACGTTGAACAGTGCGAAGGCATTGAAATTCAAAAACCGGATATCAAAACTCCTGAACAGGCATGGGAGGATATCCAACGCATTGAGGGGATCATCCAAGCCAATAAGGTTGATCTTCGCTTTGAAGCGGCAGGCGTTCGGGCTTGCTATTCCCCCTCATTCGATTTCATCAACATGCCCAAAAAGGAACGGTTCAAAACCGGCGGGGATTACTATTGCACCTTGTTCCATGAAATGACGCACTGGACGGGCCATCATTCCCGGCTTGAGCGGGAATTTAAGGGACGCTTTGGGGATGAGTCATACGCCTTTGAGGAACTGATCGCAGAAATGGGATCGGCGTTCCTGTTTGCCGATCTGGGGCTTGAAGGCAACGTTCAACATGATTCCTACATTGCGTCATGGTTGCGGGTTCTGAAGAACGACAAAAAGGCGATATTCAAAGCCGCTACCGAGGCCAGCAAGGCCCATCAATTCATTCTCAAAGCCGCCGGGGAACTAGATAAACCGGAAGCATTGGAGGAGGCCGCCTAG
- a CDS encoding phage tail protein produces MNIESVGSAEARYRELEPKRSVYLERAREVSKLTIPSLIPPSGQTDTMRLETPFQGVGARGVNNLASKLLLALLPPNSPFFRLKIDDFTLGQLQNTDPALKTELESGLSRIEQAVMTEIETSADRVAVFEVLKHLLVAGNVLMDMSRDDGMRVFHLDRYVVQRDPMGHVLEIVIHETLAPVALPDNIRKLITDRMDSSEKTVNLYTWIKRTDKQWTISQEVKGIVIPESKGTYPLDRCPFIALRGNRIDGEDYGRGYVEEYLGDLKSLEGLSRAIVEGSAAAAKVLFLINPNGTTRAKTLAESPNGAIREGNAEDVTVLQLQKFNDFRIAYEQMGRIEERLSYAFLLNSSIQRNAERVTAEEVRFMARELEDALGGLYSILAQEFQLPYVRRKIHQMEKVKKLPSLPRDSIKPMIITGLEALGRGHDLNKLDVFITGLANTLGPEILAQYMNLDDYIARRATAIGIDTKGLIKTKEEIAAAQQAAQQQTMLSQFGPEVVRQVGGVVQKGVSNVPQQPPKQSTQ; encoded by the coding sequence ATGAATATTGAATCCGTTGGGTCTGCTGAAGCCCGCTATCGTGAGCTTGAGCCAAAACGGAGTGTCTACCTGGAACGGGCGAGAGAAGTTTCAAAACTCACTATTCCCAGCCTGATTCCCCCTTCTGGTCAGACCGATACAATGCGCCTGGAAACCCCGTTTCAAGGTGTCGGCGCACGAGGGGTTAATAACCTTGCGTCCAAACTGCTCTTGGCGTTGTTACCGCCAAACAGCCCTTTCTTTCGTTTAAAAATCGATGACTTCACCCTGGGCCAACTCCAGAATACAGACCCGGCCCTGAAGACTGAATTGGAATCCGGTCTGTCCCGTATTGAACAGGCCGTGATGACAGAGATTGAAACCTCGGCAGACCGGGTGGCCGTTTTTGAAGTCCTCAAGCATTTGCTTGTTGCCGGGAATGTCCTGATGGATATGTCCCGTGACGATGGCATGCGGGTCTTTCACCTGGATCGCTATGTAGTCCAGCGTGACCCGATGGGACACGTTCTGGAAATCGTCATTCATGAAACCCTGGCTCCAGTGGCCTTACCTGACAATATTCGGAAACTGATTACGGATCGGATGGACAGTTCTGAAAAGACCGTCAATCTCTACACATGGATCAAGCGGACGGACAAACAATGGACAATTTCCCAGGAAGTCAAAGGAATCGTGATTCCCGAATCCAAGGGAACGTATCCATTGGATCGTTGTCCGTTTATTGCGCTTCGTGGAAACCGTATTGATGGCGAGGATTACGGGCGTGGGTATGTCGAGGAATACCTTGGCGATCTTAAATCTTTGGAAGGCTTGTCCCGTGCCATTGTAGAAGGTTCCGCTGCTGCGGCCAAAGTCTTGTTCCTGATCAATCCCAACGGGACTACCCGTGCCAAGACATTGGCAGAATCACCGAACGGTGCTATCCGGGAAGGCAATGCCGAAGATGTCACCGTTCTCCAACTGCAAAAGTTTAACGATTTCCGTATTGCGTATGAACAGATGGGACGCATTGAGGAAAGGCTTAGTTATGCCTTTCTTCTAAACTCCTCTATCCAGCGCAATGCCGAAAGGGTCACTGCTGAAGAAGTCCGCTTCATGGCGCGTGAACTTGAAGACGCATTGGGTGGACTGTATTCCATTCTGGCCCAGGAATTTCAGTTGCCGTATGTGCGGCGGAAAATCCACCAGATGGAAAAGGTCAAAAAGCTCCCGTCTCTGCCCAGGGATTCGATTAAACCGATGATTATCACTGGCCTAGAGGCGCTGGGACGGGGGCATGACCTGAATAAACTCGATGTCTTTATCACTGGATTGGCCAACACGCTGGGGCCGGAGATATTGGCCCAATACATGAACCTTGATGACTACATTGCCCGCCGGGCCACCGCTATCGGAATTGATACCAAGGGTCTGATTAAGACCAAAGAAGAAATCGCGGCGGCGCAACAAGCTGCCCAACAGCAAACCATGCTTAGCCAGTTTGGGCCGGAAGTCGTCCGGCAGGTTGGCGGTGTCGTTCAGAAAGGAGTATCCAATGTCCCTCAACAGCCCCCAAAGCAATCCACCCAGTGA
- a CDS encoding capsid protein has translation MSNATPSRLGQINQAGATDALFLKVYAGEVLTAFEETNVMMDKHIVRTIPHGKSAQFPATWKTDAAYHTPGNELTGSQRVVHAERIINIDDLLASDTFIANIDEAKNHYDVRSIYSSEQGRALARKADKQLLQIGILAARASSTVTGGFGGSRLVNANFDVDAETLISGIFAAAQAMDEKDIPEEDRYCFLKPKHYSLLAQNTKLYNKDWGGMGVYAEGKILKVSNVMLVKTNNYPTTNIASGEAGTNNTYHGDFTNSIALVMHKSAVGTVKLLDLAVESAYDIRRQGTLMVAKYAIGHGILRPECAVELAKA, from the coding sequence ATGTCTAATGCAACTCCCTCAAGGCTTGGTCAGATAAACCAAGCTGGCGCAACGGATGCGCTTTTTCTCAAGGTCTATGCAGGGGAGGTCTTGACCGCCTTTGAAGAGACCAACGTGATGATGGACAAGCACATCGTGCGAACCATTCCTCACGGCAAATCGGCCCAGTTCCCGGCGACCTGGAAAACCGATGCGGCCTATCATACGCCGGGGAACGAGTTGACTGGCTCACAGCGGGTTGTCCACGCTGAGCGGATCATCAACATCGATGACCTGCTGGCATCGGACACCTTCATCGCCAACATCGATGAAGCTAAAAACCACTATGATGTCCGGTCGATCTACTCGTCTGAACAAGGCCGGGCGCTGGCCCGAAAAGCCGATAAGCAGTTGCTGCAAATCGGTATCCTGGCAGCCCGCGCTTCTTCAACGGTTACCGGTGGCTTTGGCGGTTCACGGTTGGTCAACGCCAACTTCGATGTGGATGCCGAAACGCTGATTTCCGGGATTTTCGCCGCCGCGCAAGCGATGGACGAAAAGGACATCCCGGAAGAAGACCGTTACTGTTTCCTGAAACCGAAACACTACTCATTGCTTGCCCAAAACACCAAACTCTACAACAAAGACTGGGGCGGGATGGGTGTGTATGCGGAAGGGAAGATCCTCAAGGTCTCCAACGTGATGCTGGTTAAAACCAACAACTATCCGACCACCAACATCGCGTCCGGGGAAGCCGGAACCAACAACACCTACCACGGAGACTTCACCAATTCCATTGCCCTGGTGATGCACAAATCGGCAGTGGGTACGGTCAAGCTCCTGGATCTGGCTGTTGAGTCAGCGTATGACATCCGCCGTCAAGGCACCTTGATGGTGGCCAAGTACGCCATCGGCCACGGGATCTTGCGTCCTGAGTGCGCCGTTGAACTGGCCAAAGCGTAA
- a CDS encoding DUF2833 domain-containing protein produces the protein MTAYLKPATLEEAMALAQDLRPEDEAEIRAMSGHEPMISLSHGIQFSDLPTTVMDENGSILGMFGAVPAGKNPCVGVVWMLCSPKIMKHRRQFAKESRQWIEAMHRRYDLLWNVVDERNTVHIRWLQWCGFTIIKRHEALGIEQRPFLEFVRIKTDDV, from the coding sequence ATGACCGCTTATCTCAAGCCTGCCACGCTGGAAGAGGCGATGGCTCTTGCCCAGGACTTGAGACCAGAAGACGAAGCGGAAATCAGGGCCATGAGTGGGCATGAACCAATGATATCCCTGAGTCACGGAATTCAATTCTCAGACTTACCCACCACCGTGATGGATGAAAATGGCTCGATTCTAGGGATGTTTGGGGCCGTGCCTGCCGGGAAGAATCCTTGTGTGGGCGTAGTCTGGATGCTATGTTCCCCAAAAATCATGAAACATCGACGGCAATTCGCCAAGGAATCCCGCCAATGGATTGAAGCCATGCACCGGCGATATGACCTCCTCTGGAATGTGGTGGATGAGCGGAACACCGTCCATATCCGATGGCTCCAGTGGTGCGGCTTTACGATTATCAAACGCCATGAGGCATTGGGCATTGAACAACGTCCTTTCCTTGAATTTGTGAGGATTAAAACTGACGATGTGTGA